One genomic segment of Gemmatimonadota bacterium includes these proteins:
- a CDS encoding discoidin domain-containing protein produces MRPSPLRRTIAAFAVAACCGGCTRDTALLDHRALLERQTWWENRDFEWYERNIPFFESPDSALDATYYYRWELVTRHLTYGDPTTGYTFTEFIDRPFWSGAYGGISCPLGHQLYEVRWLKDRRYTEDFARYWFETPGAQPRSYSNWYGDAVWATYLVHGDPAFLRSSLPHMLAQYEGWMREHWDAEHRMFEWDGLHDGMEVGINAMQTADTVEGARGFRPTLNSYLFADALAIARAAKKFGDTATAAEYAARARDLKQRVQDELWDPAREFFLHQAARSELNGIRRFDLVYESGRYKGDRHGRELLGYVPWQFSLPDSGYEAAWRFLMDTAHFAAPMGPTTAERGDPLFAVSRTCCVWRGNTWPYATAQTLTAMANLLNGYRQSYVSREDYAALLLQYARAQRKNGRPYIAEAADPFTGSFDGHDTYYHSEHYFHSSFTDNVITGLAGLRPRDDDTLEVNPLVPAAWDWFALDDVSYRGHRVSILWDRDGRKYGRGTGLSLWVDGKRVARQDSIGRVTASLGAPLPLTPVDRPVNLAVNNGRGTFPRVRASWSAPRTPPHYLTDGHAWYDREPPNRWTSVGSPNAADTVTLEFGIVRPIEEVALHVIDDGEGIRAPETMELQYLRNRDWVKVPQQRRVPTSPEGRRATRIGFPRTETGALRVILTPRDGAAVGLSEFEAWTRVPARFPGPVARPMPAITASFTNPRDPAAQAIDSRIAYTRYSRNRWSAYGTPNPNDWLELAFEKPRRVDRVEVHLVADGRGLVAPTSMTVQVWDGTAWTDVPVTRRSPERPEAWAQNSLWIAPVETSRVRVLFAHAAPGATAVTELIVWGDEP; encoded by the coding sequence ATGCGCCCCTCCCCGCTCCGTCGCACGATCGCCGCGTTCGCCGTCGCCGCCTGTTGCGGCGGCTGCACGCGCGACACGGCCCTCCTCGACCATCGCGCCCTCCTCGAGCGCCAGACCTGGTGGGAGAACCGCGACTTCGAGTGGTACGAGCGGAACATCCCGTTCTTCGAGTCCCCCGACTCGGCGCTCGACGCCACGTACTACTACCGGTGGGAGCTCGTCACGCGGCACCTGACCTACGGCGATCCGACCACCGGATACACCTTCACGGAGTTCATCGACCGGCCGTTCTGGTCGGGGGCGTACGGCGGCATCAGCTGCCCGCTCGGGCACCAGCTCTACGAGGTGCGATGGCTGAAGGACCGGCGCTACACCGAGGATTTCGCGCGCTACTGGTTCGAGACGCCCGGCGCGCAGCCGCGCAGCTACAGCAACTGGTACGGTGACGCCGTCTGGGCGACCTACCTCGTCCACGGCGACCCTGCGTTTTTGCGCTCCTCCCTGCCCCACATGCTCGCGCAGTACGAGGGGTGGATGCGCGAGCACTGGGACGCCGAACACCGAATGTTCGAATGGGACGGCCTCCACGACGGCATGGAGGTCGGCATCAACGCGATGCAGACTGCCGACACCGTAGAGGGGGCACGCGGCTTCCGCCCGACGCTCAACAGCTACCTGTTCGCCGATGCGCTGGCGATCGCCCGCGCGGCGAAGAAGTTCGGGGACACGGCGACCGCCGCGGAGTACGCGGCGCGAGCCCGCGATCTCAAGCAGCGCGTGCAGGACGAACTCTGGGATCCGGCGCGCGAGTTCTTCCTGCATCAGGCGGCGCGGAGCGAACTGAACGGCATCCGGCGATTCGATCTCGTGTACGAATCGGGCCGTTACAAGGGCGACCGGCACGGCCGTGAGCTGCTCGGCTACGTCCCCTGGCAGTTCAGCCTCCCTGATAGCGGCTACGAGGCGGCCTGGCGGTTCCTGATGGACACGGCGCACTTCGCCGCGCCGATGGGCCCGACGACCGCCGAGCGAGGGGATCCGCTCTTCGCCGTCTCGCGGACCTGTTGCGTCTGGCGCGGCAACACTTGGCCCTATGCGACCGCGCAGACCCTCACCGCGATGGCGAACCTGCTGAACGGGTATCGGCAGTCGTACGTGAGTCGCGAGGACTACGCGGCGTTGCTGCTGCAGTACGCGCGAGCGCAGCGGAAGAACGGGCGTCCGTACATCGCCGAGGCGGCGGACCCGTTCACCGGCTCGTTCGACGGGCACGACACCTACTACCATAGCGAGCACTACTTCCACTCCAGCTTCACCGACAACGTGATCACCGGGCTGGCCGGGCTCCGACCGCGTGACGACGACACGCTCGAGGTGAATCCGCTCGTCCCCGCGGCGTGGGACTGGTTCGCGCTCGATGACGTGTCGTACCGCGGGCATCGGGTGAGCATCCTGTGGGACCGCGACGGCCGGAAGTACGGGCGCGGGACAGGGCTCAGTCTCTGGGTCGACGGCAAGCGGGTCGCGCGGCAGGACTCGATCGGCCGTGTCACCGCGTCGCTTGGCGCCCCGCTCCCGCTCACGCCGGTGGACCGTCCGGTGAATCTCGCAGTGAACAACGGGCGCGGGACCTTCCCGCGCGTGCGCGCGAGCTGGAGCGCGCCGCGGACACCGCCGCACTACCTCACCGACGGCCATGCGTGGTACGACCGCGAGCCACCCAACCGATGGACGTCGGTCGGTTCACCCAACGCGGCTGACACGGTCACGCTCGAGTTCGGGATCGTGCGGCCGATCGAGGAGGTCGCGCTGCACGTCATCGACGACGGAGAGGGGATCCGCGCGCCGGAGACGATGGAGCTCCAGTACCTGCGGAACCGCGACTGGGTCAAGGTGCCGCAGCAGCGTCGCGTGCCGACCTCGCCCGAGGGGCGACGCGCCACGCGCATCGGCTTCCCGAGGACCGAGACCGGCGCGCTTCGCGTGATCCTCACGCCCCGCGATGGCGCGGCCGTCGGACTGAGCGAGTTCGAAGCGTGGACGCGCGTGCCGGCGCGATTCCCGGGACCGGTGGCGCGCCCGATGCCGGCGATCACCGCCTCGTTCACGAACCCGCGCGACCCTGCGGCGCAGGCCATCGACTCACGCATCGCCTACACCCGCTACTCGCGGAACCGATGGTCGGCGTACGGCACGCCGAACCCGAACGACTGGCTCGAACTCGCATTCGAGAAGCCGCGCCGTGTCGATCGCGTGGAGGTGCATCTCGTCGCCGACGGGCGCGGCCTCGTCGCGCCGACGTCGATGACGGTGCAGGTCTGGGACGGCACGGCCTGGACCGACGTACCCGTCACCCGGCGCAGCCCCGAGCGGCCCGAGGCGTGGGCGCAGAACTCGCTCTGGATCGCGCCGGTGGAGACTTCACGCGTGCGCGTCCTCTTCGCGCACGCCGCCCCGGGCGCGACGGCCGTGACTGAACTCATCGTGTGGGGAGACGAACCATGA
- a CDS encoding DJ-1/PfpI family protein, whose product MTHDSSGAPLSRRAFGTRIALGAAALAATPDLTHALGESAGGVHDPSTAGAATPAMPATPSLAQEQDPMMRTMQRFVDDLADGNAQMKERIAPSRPRQIAMMAYPGMYPLDLLGPLTVFSDLLNTNVHLVWKTKMAVPAGRGVVVNTIPFAECPEELDVLFVPGGTVGTIGALGDAQVLDFLRARAPKAKFVSSVCTGSLVLGAAGLLRGYRATSHWLVHDLLSTYGATPVKERVVQDRNRITAAGVTAGLDFALYVTAQLAGENYAKAEQLNIEYDPAPLFDAGNEAGAGPLVSGAMRRMYATARQGFEAAVKR is encoded by the coding sequence ATGACGCACGATTCCTCGGGCGCGCCGCTCAGCCGGCGCGCCTTCGGCACACGCATCGCCCTTGGCGCCGCCGCGCTCGCGGCCACGCCCGACCTCACCCATGCGCTCGGCGAGTCCGCGGGCGGCGTTCACGATCCTTCCACCGCGGGCGCTGCGACGCCCGCAATGCCCGCGACTCCTTCGCTCGCGCAGGAACAGGACCCGATGATGCGCACGATGCAGCGCTTCGTCGACGACCTGGCCGACGGGAACGCGCAGATGAAGGAGCGTATCGCGCCAAGCAGGCCGCGGCAGATCGCGATGATGGCGTACCCCGGCATGTATCCGCTCGACCTGCTCGGCCCGCTCACCGTCTTCTCGGACCTGCTCAACACGAACGTGCATCTCGTCTGGAAGACGAAGATGGCCGTGCCGGCAGGCCGCGGCGTGGTCGTGAACACGATCCCGTTCGCCGAATGCCCGGAGGAGCTCGACGTGCTGTTCGTTCCCGGCGGCACCGTGGGGACGATCGGTGCCCTCGGCGACGCGCAGGTCCTCGACTTCCTCCGCGCCCGCGCGCCGAAGGCGAAGTTCGTGTCGAGCGTCTGCACCGGGTCGCTCGTGCTGGGCGCGGCGGGACTGCTCCGCGGCTACCGCGCGACGTCGCACTGGCTGGTGCATGACCTCCTCTCGACGTACGGGGCGACGCCGGTGAAGGAGCGCGTGGTGCAGGATCGCAACCGGATCACGGCCGCCGGCGTGACGGCGGGGCTCGACTTCGCACTCTATGTCACCGCGCAGCTCGCGGGAGAGAACTACGCGAAGGCGGAACAGTTGAACATCGAGTACGACCCCGCCCCGCTGTTCGACGCGGGGAACGAGGCCGGCGCCGGTCCGCTGGTGAGTGGCGCGATGCGGCGAATGTACGCCACGGCGCGACAGGGTTTCGAAGCGGCCGTGAAGCGCTGA
- a CDS encoding DUF5612 domain-containing protein: MLRTGTGPGILHQLTGVIARHAGDITTVEILSARETETAVYFEIEVPGAPDAMLAELTALPIVHGADRVATLQSIYGKRLIIMGGGAQVGQVAIGAISEADRHNIRGERISVDTIPLVGEKPLADAVRAVARLPRAKALVLAGSLMGGEIEQAVRDVRAQGLLVVSLNMAGSVPDAADLVVTDPVQAGVMTVMAIADTAKFTVARLDRRVF, from the coding sequence ATGCTCCGCACCGGCACCGGCCCGGGCATCCTGCACCAGCTCACCGGCGTGATCGCGCGCCATGCGGGCGACATCACGACCGTCGAGATCCTCTCGGCGCGCGAGACCGAGACCGCGGTGTACTTCGAGATCGAGGTGCCGGGCGCACCCGACGCGATGCTCGCCGAGCTCACCGCACTGCCGATCGTCCATGGCGCCGACCGTGTGGCGACGCTCCAGTCGATCTACGGCAAGCGGCTGATCATCATGGGTGGCGGGGCGCAGGTCGGTCAGGTGGCGATCGGGGCGATCAGCGAGGCCGACCGCCACAACATCCGAGGGGAACGCATCTCGGTCGACACCATCCCGCTCGTCGGCGAGAAGCCGCTCGCCGACGCCGTGCGCGCGGTGGCGCGACTCCCGCGCGCGAAGGCGCTCGTGCTCGCCGGCTCGCTGATGGGCGGCGAGATCGAGCAGGCCGTCCGCGACGTCCGCGCGCAAGGGCTCCTCGTCGTGAGCCTCAACATGGCCGGGTCGGTGCCCGACGCGGCGGACCTCGTCGTCACCGATCCGGTCCAGGCCGGGGTGATGACCGTCATGGCGATCGCCGACACCGCGAAGTTCACGGTCGCGCGGCTGGATCGACGCGTCTTCTAG